A single window of Lynx canadensis isolate LIC74 chromosome C2, mLynCan4.pri.v2, whole genome shotgun sequence DNA harbors:
- the LOC115522919 gene encoding casein kinase II subunit alpha'-interacting protein, with product MEPLAYYDQQFVPLEHSYQPATTNSLTHQYTGEKLNQPNKLPVVRVQSHSNHLAAPPVNSKKLVQSCSVLPSAKSQDTISQGFYNKAPKAPLSQSKRQDTPALDPHQRTSLWPNQRALSSPLIHHKSQATPSLDLNKTSSSLESCQTNLSSRLPLPKPQTTSSRDFCWTSPSQKSNQRVSSSSLFPPKHQETPSLDVLWKSSSLGPNQRVLGAALPQSKPQKTSSLDGLWTSLLERNQRSLSSPSLNSTSQIHDLLQSSCSLESNQMALSSPLSDSKPQTTAALSSNSIVLSLPLSHSKPRKSPLAHSVHQTKSLPLFPPKSQTVLTLNRDFRTLSSPVCHSKFQNTSSPNDKYRATDLSSPQYKPNVSGQSLSSSKHFIRSIAASTLGSRFQNKGSFDLCAKTASNKEISWNLDYIHPCIVKGGNVPDDVVNKIVNSLSKTRIQRDLCRQILFRRMRGRPNPHPGPRLSSNYIVCLACASCIKSQCNHLTGRKDPHGATLFVIPTPELSSERGLEVKLVFLLSIPKTSPSSGLPSSVKENQPDEIPEDNFEGMEKIQILSTSEPDITQELNRKNNGLTAASEDRVVSQQPQAIDWLLYVKKSNNFEPQSLPTSSSSSTSSSSSSSSFSSSSSSTVPSLPPPSKESTTSTLSGCVFTKVLSYHRLPPGVSWLEFVCSKNHQPLTGKPQQNQSPSPRTRPMRNSTTVKGPKGPKMLFKFFQTKFQNERNID from the coding sequence ATGGAGCCATTGGCATATTATGATCAACAATTTGTGCCATTAGAACACTCTTACCAACCGGCCACAACCAATTCATTGACACATCAATACACAGGTGAAAAACTAAATCAACCCAATAAGCTGCCTGTAGTCAGAGTGCAATCCCATAGTAATCACCTTGCAGCACCTCCAGTTAACTCTAAGAAGTTGGTGCAGAGCTGCTCAGTATTGCCCTCTGCCAAGTCTCAGGACACAATTTCACAGGGTTTCTATAACAAGGCTCCAAAAGCACCATTATCTCAATCCAAACGTCAGGACACACCTGCACTAGACCCCCACCAGAGAACTTCACTGTGGCCTAATCAGAGAGCCTTGAGCTCACCTTTGATCCACCATAAATCCCAGGCAACACCTTCACTTGATCTTAATAAGACATCTTCATCACTGGAGTCCTGTCAAACAAACTTGAGCTCACGAttacccctccccaaacctcaGACTACATCTTCCCGAGACTTTTGCTGGACATCACCTTCACAGAAGTCTAATCAAAGAGTCTCAAGTTCATCATTATTTCCCCCCAAACATCAAGAAACACCTTCCCTAGATGTCCTCTGGAAATCATCTTCTTTGGGACCTAATCAAAGAGTGCTTGGCGCAGCATTACCACAGTCCAAGCCTCAGAAAACATCTTCATTGGATGGCCTTTGGACATCTTTATTAGAGCGCAATCAAAGATCTTTGAGCTCACCATCACTCAACTCTACATCTCAAATACATGACTTGCTTCAGTCATCATGTTCATTGGAATCCAATCAAATGGCTCTGAGCTCACCATTATCTGACTCCAAACCTCAGACAACAGCTGCATTGAGCTCTAATTCCATTGTTCTGAGCTTACCATTGTCCCATTCAAAACCAAGGAAATCACCTTTAGCACATTCTGTCCACCAGACTAAGAGTTTGCCATTGTTCCCACCTAAATCTCAGACAGTGCTTACACTTAATCGGGACTTCAGGACCCTCAGCTCACCAGTTTGTCACTCCAAGTTTCAGAATACCTCTTCACCAAATGACAAATACAGGGCCACAGACTTATCTTCACCCCAGTATAAACCAAATGTCTCAGGTCAATCATTATCAAGCTCTAAACACTTTATCAGGAGCATAGCTGCTTCAACATTGGGCTCCAGATTCCAGAATAAAGGCAGCTTTGATCTTTGTGCAAAGACAGCatcaaataaagaaatatcatGGAATTTAGATTATATTCATCCCTGCATTGTTAAAGGTGGAAATGTCCCTGATGATGttgtaaataaaattgtcaaTTCCCTCTCCAAGACCAGAATCCAGAGGGATCTCTGTAGGCAGATTCTCTTTCGAAGAATGAGGGGAAGGCCAAATCCTCATCCTGGTCCCCGACTTTCTTCAAATTATATAGTATGTTTAGCTTGTGCTTCCTGCATAAAATCTCAATGTAACCATCTTACGGGAAGGAAAGATCCTCATGGCGCAACGCTATTTGTCATCCCAACACCTGAGCTCAGTTCTGAGAGGGGACTAGAAGTGAAATTAGTTTTTCTCCTCTCCATACCAAAGACTTCTCCCTCATCTGGTCTTCCATCCTCGGTGAAAGAAAATCAGCCTGATGAAATCCCTGAAGACAACtttgaaggaatggaaaagatacAAATTCTCTCTACATCTGAACCTGATATCACCCAGGAGCTAAATAGGAAGAACAATGGGCTGACAGCAGCCTCTGAAGACAGAGTTGTAAGCCAACAACCCCAGGCTATTGACTGGCTACTTTATGTGAAGAAAAGTAATAATTTTGAGCCGCAGTCCCTGCCTACATCCTCTTCATCCTctacatcctcctcctcctcttcatcatctttctcctcctcttcttcttcaacTGTGCCCTCTTTACCCCCTCCTTCCAAAGAGTCTACCACATCTACTCTCTCAGGTTGTGTGTTCACTAAGGTGCTTAGTTACCACCGATTGCCTCCAGGGGTCTCCTGGCTTGAGTTTGTATGTAGTAAAAATCATCAGCCACTTACTGGGAAACCACAGCAAAACCAATCACCATCTCCCAGAACAAGGCCTATGAGGAATAGCACCACAGTAAAAGGGCCAAAGGGACCAAAGATGCTGTTCAAATTTTTTCAGACAAAGtttcaaaatgagagaaatattgattaa